Within Azoarcus sp. DD4, the genomic segment CCTCGCCCAGGCGCAGCGGGTCGTACCAGGCGCCGGTGGGCAGCCGCAGCACCCCCGGCATCACCGCCGGGTCGAGCCGGGCGGCAGCGAGGCAGGCGCCGCGGTCGTTGAAAATGCGCACCACGTCGCCGTCGCCGATACCGCGCGCGGCGGCGTCGGCCGGGTTGATGTGCGCCGGTTCGCGACCGCTGACTTTGCCGGCACGGCTGGTGGGGCCGTGGTCGAGCTGGCTGTGAAGGCGGGCTGCGGGCTGGTCGGAGATCAGGTGGAGCGGATATCGCTGCGCGGCGGGTGCACCCAGCCATTCCTGAGGGGCGCGCCATACCGGATGGCCCGGGCAGTCGTCGTAGCCGAAGCCGGCGATCGTTGCGGAATGGAGCTCGATGCGGCCGCTGGGCGTGGGCAGGGGATGCGCGACGGGGTCGGCACGGAACCCGGCCAGCATCACCACCGGGGCCTGTGCTTCAAGCGCATCGAGGTCGAGCGTGCCCTGCGCCGCGAAGTGCTCGAAATCGGGCCAGACGACGCCACGGTCTGCCGCGGCGCGGGCCGCCTCGTCGTAGAGATGGACCAGCCAGGCGTGCGCGTCGCGTCCTTCGGTGAATGCCGTTTCGCTGCCCAGCCGACGGGCAAGTGCCGCGAAGATGGCGTAGTCGTCGCGCGCCTCGCCGGGCGCGTCGGCCAGCTTTTTCATCGCTACCAGGTAGGGTTCGCGGGTGGCGAAGCCGATGTCGTCGCGCTCCAGCGTGGTGGTGGCGGGCAGCACCAGGTCGGCCATGCGGGCGAGCGGATTCCATACCTGCTCGTGGACCACGATGGTTTCGGGCCGTCGCCAGGCGCGCACCAGACGGTTGAGATCCTGGTGATGGTGGAAGGGATTGCCGCCCGCCCAATACACCAGACGGATGTCGGGGTAGTGGAGGCGGCGGCCGTTGTAGTCGAAGGGTGCGCCCGGCTGTTCCAGCATGTCGACGATGCGCGCCACCGGGATGAAGTCCGCTACCGGGTTGCGCCCCTGCGGCAGCGTTGGCCCCGGAATGCGCGCGTGCGGGCTGCCCATGAGGTTGAGCGGCCCGTAGCCGAGGGCGAAGCCGCCGCCGGGAAGGCCGATCTGGCCGAGTACCGCCGCCAGCGCCACGGTTGCCCAGAAGGGCTGTTCGCCGAACTCGGCGCGCTGCAGCGCCCAGGCGCAGTTGATCAGGCTGCGGGAGTCGGCCATGTCGGCCGCGAGCCGGCACAGGCGTTCGGCGGGCACGCCGGAAATCGCCGCAGCCCAGTCGGCATCCTTGACGATGCCGTCGTCCCCGCCGAACAGGTAGTCGCGCCAGCGTTCGAAACCTACGCAGTGGCTGGCGAGAAAGGCGGCGTCGTGGCGGCCGGCGGCGATCAGCGTGTGCGCCAGCGCCAGCATCACCGCGGTGTCGGTGTTGGGGCGGATGGGGATCCATTCCACCGATTCCGGGGGCGCGTCGAGATTGTCGGCCACCGGGCTGATGTTCACGAAGCGGCAGCCGGCCTCGGCCAGCGCCGCCAGGCCCGGCCGGGT encodes:
- a CDS encoding molybdopterin-dependent oxidoreductase, with the translated sequence MPAAHPARIRLTLAHWGLYVASGDGDTLHLEPHAGDPDPSRIGEGMLEANRSLLRIRRPAARAGWLARMRGKTAGTDDREARGSESFVELEWDEALDLAARELQRVRELHGNTTIFGGSYGWASAGRFHHAQSQVHRFLNSIGGYVRHQDSYSLGAGRTLMPHIVMGMDELMAQHHDWSVLAAHTRLFVAFGGVPAKNAQVGAGGAQLHRTRPGLAALAEAGCRFVNISPVADNLDAPPESVEWIPIRPNTDTAVMLALAHTLIAAGRHDAAFLASHCVGFERWRDYLFGGDDGIVKDADWAAAISGVPAERLCRLAADMADSRSLINCAWALQRAEFGEQPFWATVALAAVLGQIGLPGGGFALGYGPLNLMGSPHARIPGPTLPQGRNPVADFIPVARIVDMLEQPGAPFDYNGRRLHYPDIRLVYWAGGNPFHHHQDLNRLVRAWRRPETIVVHEQVWNPLARMADLVLPATTTLERDDIGFATREPYLVAMKKLADAPGEARDDYAIFAALARRLGSETAFTEGRDAHAWLVHLYDEAARAAADRGVVWPDFEHFAAQGTLDLDALEAQAPVVMLAGFRADPVAHPLPTPSGRIELHSATIAGFGYDDCPGHPVWRAPQEWLGAPAAQRYPLHLISDQPAARLHSQLDHGPTSRAGKVSGREPAHINPADAAARGIGDGDVVRIFNDRGACLAAARLDPAVMPGVLRLPTGAWYDPLRLGEADPANIDKHGNPNVLTRDVGSSRLGQGCAAHSCLVDVARFDGTVPAVTAFDPPVPLADLPS